The Miscanthus floridulus cultivar M001 chromosome 7, ASM1932011v1, whole genome shotgun sequence genome includes a region encoding these proteins:
- the LOC136465367 gene encoding cytochrome P450-like has translation FTNSHDLLSRFMASAGDAHAVDDKYLHDIVVSFLLAGRDTVSSALTTLFMLLSKNPDVAAAMRVEAGDDSTPVTYEHLKDLHYTHAVLYENMRMFPPVQFDSKFCAAADVLPDGTYVSSGTRVMYHPYAMGRMPRIWGVDHGEFRPDRWLTGARGSFVPKSLYKYPVFQASLRICLGKELAITEMKAVSVVVVRAFDVEVVRESGSGACAPKFVSRLNLLFYP, from the coding sequence TTTACCAACAGCCACGACCTCCTGTCCCGGTTCATGGCCTCCGCCGGCGACGCGCACGCCGTCGATGACAAGTACCTCCACGACATCGTGGTCAGCTTCCTCCTCGCCGGGCGCGACACGGTGTCCTCCGCGCTCACCACGCTCTTCATGCTCCTGTCCAAGAACCCCGACGTGGCGGCGGCCATGCGCGTGGAGGCCGGCGACGACTCGACGCCGGTCACCTACGAGCACCTCAAGGACCTGCACTACACCCACGCGGTGCTCTACGAGAACATGCGCATGTTCCCGCCCGTGCAGTTCGACTCCAAGTTCTGCGCCGCCGCCGACGTGCTCCCCGACGGCACCTACGTGTCCAGCGGCACGCGCGTCATGTACCACCCCTACGCCATGGGCCGCATGCCGCGCATCTGGGGAGTCGACCACGGCGAGTTCCGCCCGGACCGGTGGCTCACCGGCGCCAGAGGGTCCTTCGTGCCGAAGAGCCTGTACAAGTACCCGGTGTTCCAGGCGAGCCTCCGCATATGCCTCGGCAAGGAGCTCGCCATCACCGAGATGAAGGCGGTCTCCGTGGTGGTGGTGAGGGCGTTCGACGTCGAGGTGGTCAGGGAGAGTGGCAGCGGAGCCTGCGCGCCAAAGTTCGTGTCTAGGCTAAATTTACTATTCTACCCTTAA